The Terriglobia bacterium genomic sequence TGGAGATGCTTTGCATTGCTATGGTGTGGGTTGCTGGATTGGAGTGGGTGGCAGCGGTGTTGTTGCTGACAGTTCTGCCGTGGAACCCCCTCTACCCGGCATTAAAATTGTTGGCCGCTCTTGGTGGATGGCTGGCGGAGCCAGTGGCAGACAAGGTGGAGGAACGGCTCGTCAGCGCGCAGCACGCAGATTCTGTCGCAAAGCTGGAGGAGATGGTCAGGATCGGGTGATCCTGACAGTTAGCCTGGCGCGACGTGCGGAGCGCGCCTTCGCCGCCGCGATATGTGCGCCACCGAAACTGATTGCCCGTGGTCGCGGCTTCGCGAAGGGGCCTGTAGGCGCCCGAGATCATGCTTCCTGCAGGCGGGGACGGCACAATGAGCAGCTTACGGTTGGAGGCTGAGCGCCTGCTCGGCCCAGGCGTTAGAAGCCTCGTGAGAGGGAGTATGGGCCGAGCGGGGCTGCAGTCTGAATTCCGCCACGACCGGCAGATGGTCTGAGGCAACCAGCGCCTTGCGGCTGCGGTGGAGCGCCAGCCGGTGGAGCTTGAGGGTATCGTCAAAATAGATGTGGTCAAGCCGCAGCAGCGGCAGGACACAAGGGTACGTCCGCCGGTGGGCGAAGCGTGACCGACGGGCCCAGCCGAAGTGGGCGGAGAGCAGCCGGGTGGCTTCTCCGGGAATCCACTCATTAAAGTCACCCAAAACGATGCGCGTTCCGGAGAGTTCGCTGTTGCAGAGGATTCGCAGGCTGGTCAAGTGGCGGGCCTGCTCGCCCCGCTCGCGGTAGGCGGTGCCGAGGTGCACGTTGAACAGGTGCAGGACGCATCCGTCGGGCAGCCGCACGTCGGTTCGGAGCACGCCTCGCGGCTCGCGGCCACGCGTTGTGATGTCGTAATTCCGCCATCGGACAATCGGAAAGCGCGAGAGCAGCAGGTTGCCGTAAGCCGCCCCGTTGTGCCGCCTGTTTTCGCCGAAGGCCGGATGATAACCGAGTGCGTCCGCCACGTAGCAGGTCTGGTCCTCGCACATAGGTGAACCGCACCCCACCACTTCCTGAAGTGCCACAATGTCCGCATCGATTTCTCGGAGCACCTGGGCAATCCTACGGGGACGCACGCGCTGGTCGAGTCCGCGGCATTTGTGGATGTTGTAAGTGGCTACGCGAAGGGTATGAGACCGTCCTGTTTCAATTTCCATAAGCGGATTAGCCCACTGGGTTGAAGCCCGGCGCTACAAACCCGTGAAATGCCGGGCGCTACAAACACCTGCCCATCTAATTATTAGATGCAAAGCCGGCGGCCGTCGGCTGAGTTTGGCGGAAAATTTCTGCTGTCTCAGGGCGATTCCAAGGGAGCGGGCGGGCTGCCCTCGGCGTCTCTCGCGTGCTCGGCCGGCTTCTTCCGTGGAAAGCGCAGCCGCCATGCCTGCACGAGGAGCGTCAGCGCGATCCAGGCGGCCAGAAAGGCCAGCACCCCGGCAACCACTTTGGGTAACAGGACGGCAAAGGCCACAAGCCCCAGAAGCGTGAGTCCCCCCGACAGCATCACGGAAGCCTCCGCCGGCCCCAGAACACGGCTGCTGGTGACCGCAGCGCCCACTGCCTTGCCGAGTCGCAGCACTCCCGTGGCCGCCCAGGTGGCGCTGCCACGGGCAGCCCCGCGGGGCCTCCTGCGCATTCCTCGCGGCACGACAGGGCTGGGATGGTGCTTGGCAGACAGGACAATCTCAGTGGCGCCGTGCAGATCGTCCAGATACATGGCCTGCATCTCGCCCGCGAATCCTTCGTCTTCTACAATCACGTCGAGTTCCCAGTTGCTGACCCAGCTCGCGATGTTGAGATTGGTTGAACCTACGCGCGCCCAGCGGCCGTCTGCGACCGCGGTTTTGGCGTGGAGCATAGGGCCATTCCACTCGAAAATACGCACGCCGGCTTCGAGCAGCGTGCGGTAACCGGCGCGCGAAACGGCCCGGATAAACGGCACGTCGGAGGCGCGTGGCAGCAGCAGGCGAACGTCCACACCGTCAGCCGCGGCGGCACAAAGGGCCTGGACGTAGGATGACGTTCCTAAAAAATAGGCATCGGTCAGCCAGATGGATTCCCGCGCCACGGCGGCAATCAACTGGTCGAGCCGGTACATCGACGCCACGCCCGGCTGGGTGGCGATGATCCGCAGGGCTACATCCCCCGTAGCCTCAGGGCAAGGTCGGCCGATCCCCAGATCGCTCTCAGGCAGCGGCGCGCCGCAGGTGGCCCAGGTTGACGCAAAGGCCCGTTCAACCTCGGGCAATGCCGGCCCTTCGATTGAAACGCCTGTGTCGCGCCAGGGAGCGATACGCCGCGCGGGATTGCCCGCCCACTCCCGGCCCACGCACAGCCCTGTGACGAAGGCGATCTGGTTGTCCACAATAATGGTCTTCCGATGGTCACGGCTGAGCCAGCCGAAGGCGCTATCGACGCGCGGCGGGTTAAAGCATCTCACCTCGACTCCGGCGCGCCGGAGTCGCCGCCAAAAGCTCCACCCGGTGCGGGCGATGGCTCCCATCCAGTCATAAAGCACCCGCACGTGGACGCCTTCGCGGGCCTTGCTGACAAACAGGTCTGCGAATTCGCGCCCTATGTCGTCGTCGTGGATGATGTAACTTTCAAAATGGACCGTGCGCCGGGCTTCGCGAATGGCTTTTTTCCAGGCGGGGTAATTCTCTTCCGCGTCGCGCAGCAATTGGACTCTGTTGCCGCCGATCAGCGGCGCCCCCGCCGCGCGCGAGAATGCCTGGTCAGCAAGCACGCGAACCGACGAAGGCGCGTTGCCTGCCACGGGCACAATGGGGATGTCGGGTGCGGCCATCAACCACTATCATACCGCGTGGAATGCAAGGAATCTCTGGTAGTGGCTCAGTTTGATTTGTGCACGGGCGTCCTCGCCCGTACTGCCGCGAAAAGACACGGCCAGGATGGCCGTGTCACAAATAGGAACCAAACTGAGTCACCACCGAATCTCGCCCTGACTTGCGGCGCCGTTATGGAAGATTAGGACCCCGGGCCTGGAATGACGAATGCGGAAATAAGGCGGGAGCTCTTGTAAGATTCCAGGCATGAAGAAATTGAAATCCGGCAAGGGCGCCGCTGTGGCGAAAGCCAAAGGCCCTGCGAAAAACGTCGATGAATATCTTGCCGGAGTCCCGGAACCAGCCCGAAGTACGTTGCAGAAGGTTCGCGCGACGATTCGATCCGCGGCTCCGCCCGAGGCCACTGAGACCATCAGTTACGGAATGCCCGCACTCAAGCACAATGGAATTCTGGTGTGGTTTGCCGCGTTTTCGAACCACTGCAGCCTGTTTCCAACCTCATCAGTCATAGAAGCCTTGAAGGATGAACTGAGGGGACTCCACATTTCAAAAGGAACTGTCCAATTCCCCACGGACAAGCCGTTGCCGGCTGCGCTTGTTAAGAAGATGGTGAAATTGCGGGTCACGCAGAACGAAGACAGGAAGCGGCGCTGACCTCACAGTTTGTCTGCTGTTTTTGCCTGGGTGGGTCTTGACGCGACCACCAACCATCAGCCCATCACTGCGTCGCCGATAATTCTGGCCGCAACCGGGCAGCCGACGGTGAAGCCGAAGAAGGGGCCGAAGTCGCGCGTGGCGGCCAGGCCGCTGATATAGAGGCCGCGGAGATTGGTCTGGAATTCCGGGTCGAGCGCAGGAAAACCGTCAATCGTCGCCAGCCGGTCAAGGACCGTATCGCGGTCCAGGAAGCCTACATTGCCCATGGCCGGGCGGTAACCGGTGGCGAGGATGACGTGGTGCACATTGCACCTTGAGTTGTCGCTCAACTTGACTTCATACGTGCCGTCGGCCTGCGCGCCCGCCGATTCGATGCAAGCCTTCTCGTGCCGGTGGATGTTGGGTTGATCGACGCGCGCGGCGAGCCACTCTTCCAGGACCAGTCGGCCCGCCATCCAAAAATCCTTTTGAATTTGCTCCCGCTCGCCGGACCCGAGCTTTCTCCACCAGGCATGGTCCTGGAGCGTTCGCCACACCATGGGCTTCACCCACGACCAGTCCGGCCCCGTAAAACTGGGCGTGGCATGGCGGTACACCACGTGGACTTCCTCTGCGCCATGCTCGCGGATCAGCGCCGCCCATTCGAAGGCGCTCTGGCGTCCACCGACAATCAAAACGCGCTTACTTCGGTACTGCTCGAAATGGACTGCGTCGCAGGTGTGCGTGAATGAGCCGGGAGGCAGTTTCCGGGTGAGATCATCCGGGTAGTGTTTGAAACAAGCGAACCCAAGACCGAGCAGGATCTTGCCGGCGCAAAGGCGCGATCCGTCGTCGAGCGACGCGACATAGATGCCCCCGGACCACATCAAGTGAACGACGTGGGCATTGCGCGGGATGACGCCGTATTGCCCCATGAACCACCCGGCATAATCGAGAAAGGTGTCGAGCGGCACGGGGCTGGCTTCGGCGGGCGTCAGTTCGCGCCCGCTCAGGTAGGCTTCAAACGTGGCGGTCTGGCGCGCATCAAGGTGCCAGTCCCGGCCTGAACGCAGGAACATGCCCGGCGGCATATTGCTCTTCCAGAAGTCCAGGGTTTTCCCGACGATAGTGACGCTGATTCCGAGCGATTGGGCATATGCCGCGGCAGCAAGACCGTATGGTCCCGCGCCAATAACGAGGAATTCAGTCCGTTCCAACCCCTGATTTCCTCCTCACCCTCGTCTATTCCGACCTGAGAGAAGCCATATCGATGGAGAAGCGGTATTTGACGTCGGACTTGAGCAACCTCTCATACGCTTCGTTGACCTTCTGAATGGGGATGACTTCGACATCGGAGGTGATGTTGTGCTGGCCGCAGAAATCAAGCATCTCCTGGGTCTCGGCGATGCCGCCGATCAGCGAGCCGGAGAGACTGCGGCGCCTGAGCAAAAGCCCGAAGGCGCCGACACTGAGAGGCTTTGCCGGCGCGCCAACCAGCGTGATGTTACCGTCGCGTTTCAGCAGGTTGATGTAGGCGTTGATGTCGTGGTCAGCGGAAACGGCGTCAAGGATGAAGTCAAAGCTGTCGGCATGCTTCTGCATCTCATCGGCATTTCGTGAAACCACTATTTCATCAGCGCCGAGGCGTAGCGCATCATCCTTCTTGCCGGGTGAAGTGGTGAAAACAACCACGTGGGCTCCGAGCGCGTTGGCAAACTTCACTGCCATGTGGCCAAGCCCGCCAAGACCCACAACCCCAACTTTCTTCCCCTTGCTCACGCACCAGTGCCGCATGGGCGAGTACGTTGTGATTCCTGCGCAGAGGAGAGGCGCCGCCCCGGCGAGGTCGAGGCCGGAAGGAACCCGCAGCACGAACCGCTCGTCAACCACTATGCTGTCGGAATAGCCGCCATAGGTGACGCCCCCGAGGTGCTTGTCCGGAAAACTGTAGGTGAGGGTCACGTTTGGGCAGAACTGTTCCTGGCCGGCACGGCACTCCGGGCAGGTGCGGTCGGAATCAACCATGCAGCCGATCG encodes the following:
- a CDS encoding endonuclease/exonuclease/phosphatase family protein yields the protein MEIETGRSHTLRVATYNIHKCRGLDQRVRPRRIAQVLREIDADIVALQEVVGCGSPMCEDQTCYVADALGYHPAFGENRRHNGAAYGNLLLSRFPIVRWRNYDITTRGREPRGVLRTDVRLPDGCVLHLFNVHLGTAYRERGEQARHLTSLRILCNSELSGTRIVLGDFNEWIPGEATRLLSAHFGWARRSRFAHRRTYPCVLPLLRLDHIYFDDTLKLHRLALHRSRKALVASDHLPVVAEFRLQPRSAHTPSHEASNAWAEQALSLQP
- a CDS encoding phospholipase D-like domain-containing protein translates to MAAPDIPIVPVAGNAPSSVRVLADQAFSRAAGAPLIGGNRVQLLRDAEENYPAWKKAIREARRTVHFESYIIHDDDIGREFADLFVSKAREGVHVRVLYDWMGAIARTGWSFWRRLRRAGVEVRCFNPPRVDSAFGWLSRDHRKTIIVDNQIAFVTGLCVGREWAGNPARRIAPWRDTGVSIEGPALPEVERAFASTWATCGAPLPESDLGIGRPCPEATGDVALRIIATQPGVASMYRLDQLIAAVARESIWLTDAYFLGTSSYVQALCAAAADGVDVRLLLPRASDVPFIRAVSRAGYRTLLEAGVRIFEWNGPMLHAKTAVADGRWARVGSTNLNIASWVSNWELDVIVEDEGFAGEMQAMYLDDLHGATEIVLSAKHHPSPVVPRGMRRRPRGAARGSATWAATGVLRLGKAVGAAVTSSRVLGPAEASVMLSGGLTLLGLVAFAVLLPKVVAGVLAFLAAWIALTLLVQAWRLRFPRKKPAEHARDAEGSPPAPLESP
- a CDS encoding DUF1801 domain-containing protein, with product MKKLKSGKGAAVAKAKGPAKNVDEYLAGVPEPARSTLQKVRATIRSAAPPEATETISYGMPALKHNGILVWFAAFSNHCSLFPTSSVIEALKDELRGLHISKGTVQFPTDKPLPAALVKKMVKLRVTQNEDRKRR
- a CDS encoding FAD-dependent oxidoreductase — its product is MERTEFLVIGAGPYGLAAAAYAQSLGISVTIVGKTLDFWKSNMPPGMFLRSGRDWHLDARQTATFEAYLSGRELTPAEASPVPLDTFLDYAGWFMGQYGVIPRNAHVVHLMWSGGIYVASLDDGSRLCAGKILLGLGFACFKHYPDDLTRKLPPGSFTHTCDAVHFEQYRSKRVLIVGGRQSAFEWAALIREHGAEEVHVVYRHATPSFTGPDWSWVKPMVWRTLQDHAWWRKLGSGEREQIQKDFWMAGRLVLEEWLAARVDQPNIHRHEKACIESAGAQADGTYEVKLSDNSRCNVHHVILATGYRPAMGNVGFLDRDTVLDRLATIDGFPALDPEFQTNLRGLYISGLAATRDFGPFFGFTVGCPVAARIIGDAVMG
- a CDS encoding NAD(P)-dependent alcohol dehydrogenase; the protein is MYKAKAYSASSATSPLASAVISRRDPIETDVQLEILFCGICHSDLHTVRNEWSEAMPTSYPCVPGHEIVGRVTKVGSAVKKFKSGDIAAIGCMVDSDRTCPECRAGQEQFCPNVTLTYSFPDKHLGGVTYGGYSDSIVVDERFVLRVPSGLDLAGAAPLLCAGITTYSPMRHWCVSKGKKVGVVGLGGLGHMAVKFANALGAHVVVFTTSPGKKDDALRLGADEIVVSRNADEMQKHADSFDFILDAVSADHDINAYINLLKRDGNITLVGAPAKPLSVGAFGLLLRRRSLSGSLIGGIAETQEMLDFCGQHNITSDVEVIPIQKVNEAYERLLKSDVKYRFSIDMASLRSE